The following coding sequences lie in one Eremothecium sinecaudum strain ATCC 58844 chromosome IV, complete sequence genomic window:
- a CDS encoding HDL356Wp (Syntenic homolog of Ashbya gossypii ABR182W; Syntenic homolog of Saccharomyces cerevisiae YPR165W (RHO1); Tandem gene duplication in Ashbya gossypii): protein MTPQNSSTIRKKLVIVGDGACGKTCLLVVFSKGQFPELHVPTVFENYVADVDVDGVRVELALWDTAGQEDYDRLRPLSYPDSDVVLICFSVDIPDSLDNVEEKWINEVHHFCRGVPTLLVACKLDLREEQHVVSQLAVLGQHPVTTAEGNAVARKIGAASYVECSAKTGEGVKEVFDIATRAALTRKSRSSTAGRRAASGRKKCILL, encoded by the coding sequence ATGACCCCCCAAAATAGTTCAACAATAAGAAAAAAGCTAGTGATAGTAGGCGATGGTGCTTGCGGAAAGACTTGTCTCCTAGTGGTCTTCTCGAAGGGTCAATTTCCAGAACTGCACGTGCCCACAGTCTTCGAAAATTACGTCGCAGATGTTGATGTCGATGGCGTCCGCGTGGAACTAGCACTATGGGATACTGCAGGTCAAGAGGATTACGACCGTCTCAGACCGCTATCTTACCCCGACTCAGACGTAGTTTTGATCTGTTTCTCGGTTGATATACCCGACTCCCTCGACAACGTCGAAGAAAAATGGATCAACGAAGTACACCATTTTTGTAGGGGAGTCCCTACACTACTAGTCGCCTGTAAACTAGATCTCCGGGAAGAACAGCATGTGGTAAGTCAGCTAGCAGTCCTGGGCCAACACCCAGTAACAACTGCAGAAGGAAATGCCGTCGCCCGCAAGATTGGCGCCGCCAGCTACGTCGAGTGCTCCGCAAAAACCGGTGAGGGAGTAAAGGAAGTGTTCGATATAGCAACAAGAGCGGCCCTCACGAGGAAGTCCCGCTCCTCCACCGCAGGCCGCCGCGCTGCCTCCGGTCGCAAGAAATGCATCTTACTGTGA